The Claveliimonas bilis genome window below encodes:
- a CDS encoding recombinase family protein, whose translation MSEKIKRCALYIRVSTAEQLMHGKSLEAQKEYLASYAKDHGMIPVGVYADEGKTARKELKKRKAIHALLEDVKAGKIDVILFWRLDRWFRNMSDFYKVQDILDEYGVYWISASEPGLNMETRDGRLQLNVVLSIGQNEVDTTSERIKFVNEASIRQGKVIFGDGNMPRGYKVGSVDGKKCMVKNPDEEEMVNAFFDYFERHQSKQGTLRYMQRNYDPEFSYSVLRTMLSSEFYKGTYRGIPYCPAYLSEERWMRLQKINGRNVKHTPSGRVYLFSGLIRCPICSQKLSGTGCSSIINRKTKEKRTYCYYRCNHALLDRICTNTHRVSQNLIEAYLLDNLETEYEKFHIRCEKIEEQKAKIRETRTLEKLQKELERLNLLFQKGRIEWDYYSEEYDRIENELHELQQIRPEPQRDFSYLEEILQADFRTIYAQLTPENRRSFWRSTIKEIHLDEDFSVKSVDFL comes from the coding sequence ATGTCTGAAAAAATCAAGAGGTGTGCACTCTACATAAGAGTTTCCACAGCGGAGCAGCTAATGCACGGAAAGTCTCTGGAAGCCCAGAAAGAATACCTCGCAAGCTATGCAAAGGATCATGGGATGATCCCGGTTGGTGTCTATGCTGATGAAGGAAAGACAGCCCGAAAGGAACTCAAAAAACGCAAGGCAATCCATGCCCTGCTTGAAGATGTCAAAGCCGGGAAAATTGATGTTATCCTCTTCTGGCGTCTGGATCGCTGGTTTCGTAACATGTCCGACTTCTATAAGGTCCAGGACATCTTGGATGAATACGGAGTCTATTGGATATCAGCATCAGAGCCTGGACTCAATATGGAGACACGGGACGGCCGGCTACAGCTCAATGTAGTGCTGTCAATCGGTCAAAATGAAGTGGACACTACATCGGAACGTATCAAGTTTGTAAATGAAGCTTCTATCCGGCAAGGGAAGGTGATCTTCGGAGATGGCAATATGCCGCGCGGGTATAAAGTCGGAAGCGTAGATGGCAAAAAGTGTATGGTAAAGAATCCAGATGAGGAAGAAATGGTAAATGCTTTCTTTGATTATTTTGAGAGACACCAGAGTAAGCAGGGAACGCTCCGCTATATGCAGCGTAATTACGATCCGGAGTTTTCATACAGTGTCCTTCGCACTATGCTGTCCAGCGAGTTCTACAAAGGAACATACCGAGGGATTCCCTATTGCCCCGCATACCTGTCTGAAGAGCGCTGGATGCGCCTGCAAAAGATCAATGGAAGAAATGTCAAACATACTCCATCCGGCAGAGTTTATCTGTTTTCAGGACTTATACGCTGCCCGATCTGCAGCCAGAAGCTTTCCGGGACCGGCTGCTCTTCCATCATTAACCGCAAAACGAAAGAAAAGCGCACCTACTGCTATTATCGGTGCAACCATGCATTACTTGACCGGATATGCACAAATACGCACCGGGTAAGCCAAAATTTGATTGAAGCCTATCTGCTGGATAACCTGGAAACAGAATATGAAAAATTCCATATTCGCTGTGAAAAAATCGAGGAGCAGAAAGCAAAGATCCGGGAGACGCGCACGCTGGAAAAACTGCAGAAGGAGCTGGAACGTCTCAATCTCCTATTTCAAAAAGGGAGAATTGAATGGGACTATTACAGTGAAGAGTATGACAGGATTGAAAACGAACTGCATGAGCTGCAGCAGATCCGTCCAGAACCGCAAAGAGACTTTTCTTATCTGGAGGAAATCCTGCAGGCCGACTTTAGAACGATCTATGCACAACTGACTCCGGAGAATCGCCGCTCGTTCTGGAGATCGACCATAAAAGAGATTCACCTGGATGAAGATTTCTCTGTAAAATCCGTGGATTTTTTATAG
- a CDS encoding ABC transporter substrate-binding protein — MKKRLISVFLCVVMMMALVAGCSSDKEEAVPTDSKKQTEEKANPMKVVLNEVAHSIFYAPMYVAIEEGYFAEEGIELDLVTGFGVHQLVQDTL; from the coding sequence ATGAAAAAGCGTTTGATTTCTGTATTTCTTTGTGTAGTTATGATGATGGCCCTTGTAGCCGGATGTTCGTCCGATAAGGAAGAGGCTGTACCAACAGATTCCAAGAAACAGACAGAAGAGAAGGCAAATCCGATGAAGGTTGTGTTGAATGAGGTTGCGCACTCTATTTTTTATGCGCCCATGTATGTAGCAATTGAGGAAGGGTATTTTGCGGAAGAAGGAATAGAATTAGACTTGGTAACAGGATTTGGGGTTCACCAGTTAGTACAAGACACTCTATAA
- the fliB gene encoding flagellin lysine-N-methylase — protein MRYMKPSYYDSFHCLADQCPASCCEGWQIMIDEKSLKRYWNWDGKLRGRLINSIDWEEGAFLQYDRKCAFLNEQFLCDLQAEAGEEALCSTCREYPRHVEEFEGVREYSLSLSCPEAARIMLTEKGKSSFVQWEDEKEDEFEEDFDFLLYTRLLEAREILFSVMEKEEVPFSVRMEECLFFAERLQKLLEEGDFAALEEWTEGFAFDCNRGKNSMEKRKAKRFENMQKGWQILMELEHLEISWEKRLQDVQKSLYREGKESYDACYGSFGKAREQEDFGSREWDRMMEKIVIFFIYTYFCGAVYDDAVYSKVLLAAFSAAWIEECLMAEYKEKGRLPKEEVIRMAYQYAREIEHSDQNLNALEDWFWQISH, from the coding sequence ATGAGGTATATGAAACCATCTTACTATGACAGTTTTCACTGTCTTGCAGATCAGTGCCCTGCTTCCTGCTGTGAGGGCTGGCAGATTATGATTGACGAAAAGTCCCTTAAGAGATACTGGAATTGGGACGGAAAACTTAGAGGGCGGCTTATCAACTCTATTGACTGGGAAGAAGGAGCTTTTTTGCAGTATGACAGGAAATGTGCCTTTTTAAATGAACAATTTTTGTGTGATCTCCAGGCAGAAGCAGGAGAAGAAGCACTGTGCAGCACATGCAGAGAGTATCCGAGACATGTGGAGGAATTTGAGGGAGTAAGAGAATACTCCCTCTCTTTGTCTTGTCCGGAGGCGGCGCGGATCATGCTGACTGAAAAAGGGAAAAGTTCCTTTGTCCAGTGGGAGGACGAGAAGGAGGATGAGTTTGAGGAGGACTTTGATTTTCTCCTTTATACGAGACTTTTAGAGGCAAGAGAAATTCTGTTTTCTGTGATGGAAAAAGAAGAGGTCCCCTTCTCTGTGCGTATGGAAGAATGTCTGTTTTTTGCCGAAAGACTGCAGAAACTCCTGGAGGAGGGGGATTTTGCCGCTCTGGAAGAATGGACGGAAGGGTTTGCCTTTGACTGTAACAGAGGGAAAAATAGCATGGAAAAAAGGAAAGCGAAGCGGTTTGAGAATATGCAAAAAGGCTGGCAGATCCTTATGGAACTGGAACATCTGGAAATTTCCTGGGAGAAAAGGCTGCAGGATGTACAAAAGAGCTTATACCGGGAAGGAAAAGAGAGCTACGATGCATGTTATGGAAGCTTTGGCAAGGCAAGAGAGCAGGAAGACTTCGGAAGCCGTGAATGGGATAGGATGATGGAAAAAATTGTGATTTTTTTCATTTATACCTATTTCTGCGGAGCTGTCTACGACGATGCAGTATATTCCAAGGTACTTCTGGCAGCCTTTTCGGCAGCGTGGATCGAGGAGTGTCTGATGGCAGAGTATAAAGAAAAAGGTAGGCTGCCAAAAGAGGAGGTCATTCGTATGGCTTATCAGTATGCCCGGGAGATCGAACACTCCGATCAAAATTTAAATGCGCTGGAAGACTGGTTCTGGCAAATTTCCCACTAA
- a CDS encoding response regulator — MKFYLIDDDRNILNVLKRIITDRGLGTICGCAQNGRDGLEDFEREKPDIVIVDVLMPEMDGISLVQKAKPLLPNTAFIMLSQVSSKDMIASAYEAGAEFFIQKPVNSVEVENVIRKVQDSLNMQRTMQKVQNIFMTDMNAPMGENLAATGNDLISQEAVASIKTILQRLGIIGDTGSKDILAITEYLISHHEQMEETTLSELCGKFSSSPKSMEQRIRRAANAGLVNLAHLGIEDYGNDIFVEYSNTLYNFEQVRREMDFIRGKGEKHGNVKIKNFLNALVSYSMERREYLL, encoded by the coding sequence ATGAAATTTTATCTTATTGATGATGACAGAAATATTTTGAATGTACTGAAACGGATTATTACGGACCGGGGGCTTGGAACAATATGCGGATGCGCGCAAAATGGACGAGACGGTCTGGAAGATTTTGAAAGAGAAAAACCGGACATCGTGATTGTGGATGTGCTGATGCCGGAGATGGATGGGATTTCTCTTGTGCAAAAAGCAAAGCCATTGCTCCCGAATACGGCATTTATTATGCTTTCTCAGGTGTCCTCTAAAGATATGATTGCTTCCGCCTATGAAGCAGGGGCAGAGTTTTTTATACAGAAACCTGTCAACAGTGTGGAGGTGGAAAATGTGATCCGGAAAGTTCAGGATTCTTTAAATATGCAGCGGACCATGCAGAAAGTACAGAATATTTTTATGACAGATATGAATGCGCCTATGGGAGAAAACTTGGCAGCAACAGGAAACGATTTGATCAGCCAGGAAGCGGTAGCTTCTATTAAAACGATTCTTCAGAGGCTGGGAATTATTGGAGATACCGGGAGTAAAGATATTTTGGCGATAACGGAATATCTTATCTCCCACCATGAACAGATGGAGGAGACTACTCTGAGTGAATTATGTGGAAAATTCAGCAGCTCTCCAAAATCAATGGAGCAGCGTATACGGCGTGCGGCAAATGCAGGTCTGGTAAATCTGGCCCATCTTGGAATTGAAGATTATGGAAATGATATTTTTGTAGAATATTCTAATACTTTATATAATTTTGAACAGGTTCGCAGAGAGATGGATTTTATACGAGGTAAAGGGGAAAAACATGGAAATGTAAAAATTAAAAACTTCTTAAATGCTCTGGTTTCTTATAGTATGGAAAGACGAGAATATCTTTTATAA
- a CDS encoding YerC/YecD family TrpR-related protein, giving the protein MNKKIRTEAVDYLFSAILSLKDKEECYTFFEDICTINELLSLSQRFEVAKMLRDQKTYLEIAEKTGASTATISRVNRSLNYGNDGYDMVFERINK; this is encoded by the coding sequence ATGAATAAAAAAATCAGAACAGAAGCTGTTGACTATCTGTTTAGCGCTATATTAAGTTTGAAAGATAAGGAAGAATGCTATACTTTCTTCGAAGACATCTGCACTATCAATGAACTTCTTTCATTGTCCCAGAGATTTGAGGTTGCCAAAATGCTGAGAGATCAGAAAACTTACCTGGAAATTGCTGAAAAGACAGGTGCGTCTACTGCAACGATCAGCAGAGTAAACCGTTCGTTGAATTATGGAAATGACGGATACGATATGGTATTTGAAAGAATTAATAAATAA
- a CDS encoding ATP-binding protein gives MREKAGKILLYTLAVVFAAQISMTVFIVDFQISIGVILLAAFFFLVDGFPVLTVTLLSSGGVFAARIIIYWLQNGDVAGRMNAFMPEIVFYISYGLLLYLYGLVLKNPILKSNLYIFPLVIIDYGANFLELSVRLGENVFDFETQSGIFVVACLRVVISWGIVALFRQYHLILLKKDHEDRYRRLLIMISKLNEEVIWMRKNSALIEETMATSYHLFEKLKEDDRRKDLSESALSIAKDVHEIKKEYFLIMRGLTEALDKEMKNDKLPFADLLAILKNAALKTAGEYEKKLELEIETQDDFYTDKHYFLMSIFRNLFLNAIEAEKGNYVKIIFSEKKENDFYIFRITDQGPGINKEDIEYVFDAGFSTKINYETGIVSRGLGLNLVQDLVEKQFSGTISVVSVPGNTTFTISIPCEEMTV, from the coding sequence ATGAGGGAAAAAGCAGGAAAGATTTTGTTATATACTTTGGCTGTTGTATTTGCAGCACAGATCAGTATGACTGTGTTTATTGTGGATTTCCAGATTTCGATAGGAGTTATTCTGCTTGCAGCCTTCTTTTTTCTTGTAGATGGATTTCCTGTTCTGACGGTGACGTTACTTTCTTCCGGAGGTGTCTTTGCGGCACGTATTATCATATATTGGCTGCAAAATGGAGATGTTGCCGGCCGGATGAATGCTTTTATGCCAGAAATCGTTTTTTATATAAGTTACGGGCTTTTGCTGTATTTGTATGGATTAGTTTTAAAAAATCCAATTTTGAAAAGTAATTTATATATTTTCCCTCTGGTCATCATAGATTATGGAGCCAATTTTTTGGAACTGTCTGTAAGACTTGGAGAAAATGTTTTTGATTTTGAAACACAGTCGGGGATTTTCGTTGTAGCGTGCCTTCGGGTCGTTATAAGTTGGGGAATTGTAGCACTTTTTCGGCAATATCATCTTATTTTACTGAAAAAGGATCATGAAGACCGCTATCGTCGCCTTCTTATCATGATCTCTAAGCTGAATGAAGAAGTAATCTGGATGAGAAAAAACAGCGCGTTGATTGAGGAAACTATGGCTACGTCCTATCATCTTTTTGAAAAATTAAAAGAAGATGATAGGAGGAAGGATCTTTCCGAGTCAGCCCTATCTATTGCAAAAGATGTTCATGAGATTAAGAAGGAATATTTTCTGATTATGCGGGGACTGACAGAGGCCCTGGATAAAGAGATGAAAAATGATAAACTTCCTTTTGCGGATTTGCTGGCGATTCTGAAAAATGCAGCTTTGAAAACTGCAGGAGAATATGAAAAGAAACTCGAATTGGAGATAGAGACTCAGGATGATTTCTATACAGACAAGCATTATTTTTTAATGTCTATTTTCCGCAATCTTTTTCTAAATGCTATAGAGGCGGAGAAGGGAAATTATGTTAAAATAATATTTTCAGAAAAGAAGGAAAATGATTTTTATATTTTTCGTATAACAGATCAGGGACCGGGAATCAACAAGGAGGATATAGAATACGTTTTTGATGCAGGGTTCTCCACAAAAATAAATTATGAAACGGGGATTGTAAGCAGAGGATTGGGGTTAAATCTTGTGCAGGATCTTGTAGAAAAGCAGTTTTCCGGAACCATTTCTGTAGTCTCCGTGCCGGGAAACACGACATTTACGATATCTATTCCCTGTGAGGAAATGACAGTATAG
- the dsdA gene encoding D-serine ammonia-lyase, with amino-acid sequence MEKEYMKLPVVQELAAAKQTAWINPKLQPFSEVRQEIGMAEIDDAKSRLDRFAPFIRKCFPETEKDGGIIESALRPIPEMQEYLEHTFHTSIPGRLLLKQDSHLAVAGSVKARGGIYEVLKHTEDLALQAGILRPGDDYGKLTEPEAREFFSQYKVQVGSTGNLGLSIGMASAAIGYQVIVHMSADAKQWKKDMLRSHGVTVMEYESDYSEAVKNGRRQSDKDPKSYFIDDENSVDLFMGYAVAAKRLKGQLEQLNVVVDEDHPLFVYIPCGVGGAPGGVSFGMKQLWKDNVHCFFVEPVQAPCMLLGMATGLHNKISVQDIGLTGLTHADGLAVGRPSGFVGRVMAPLLGGEFTVDDKWLYEYMRGLLNTEGIFLEPSACASFEGPIQLLKYEETKKYLKEHNLEGKLEDAAHIVWATGGRLVPEEEREKYKNTYL; translated from the coding sequence ATGGAAAAAGAGTATATGAAATTGCCGGTTGTGCAGGAACTTGCAGCAGCCAAACAGACTGCATGGATCAATCCGAAGCTGCAGCCCTTTTCTGAAGTACGTCAAGAGATAGGCATGGCTGAAATTGACGATGCGAAAAGCAGGCTGGACAGGTTTGCTCCCTTTATCAGGAAATGCTTTCCGGAAACAGAAAAAGACGGGGGAATTATTGAATCTGCCTTAAGACCGATTCCGGAAATGCAGGAATACCTGGAGCATACCTTTCATACTTCTATTCCGGGACGGCTTTTGTTAAAGCAGGACAGCCATCTGGCCGTTGCAGGTTCTGTAAAAGCCAGGGGAGGTATATATGAAGTGCTGAAGCACACAGAAGATCTGGCGCTTCAGGCAGGAATTCTAAGACCTGGTGATGATTACGGAAAGCTGACAGAGCCGGAAGCAAGGGAATTTTTCTCGCAATATAAAGTTCAGGTGGGATCTACTGGAAATCTGGGACTTAGCATTGGAATGGCCAGTGCAGCCATCGGCTATCAAGTGATTGTTCATATGTCCGCAGATGCAAAACAGTGGAAGAAAGATATGTTAAGATCTCATGGCGTGACGGTTATGGAGTATGAGTCAGATTACAGTGAAGCGGTAAAAAACGGCAGACGTCAGTCGGATAAGGATCCCAAAAGTTATTTTATAGATGACGAAAATTCAGTAGATCTTTTTATGGGATATGCTGTGGCAGCTAAAAGGTTAAAGGGACAGCTGGAACAGCTGAATGTAGTTGTGGATGAGGATCATCCGTTGTTTGTATATATTCCCTGCGGTGTGGGAGGAGCGCCTGGCGGTGTTTCCTTTGGAATGAAGCAACTGTGGAAGGATAATGTGCATTGCTTTTTCGTGGAGCCTGTTCAGGCACCTTGCATGCTTCTTGGAATGGCGACAGGGCTTCATAATAAGATCAGTGTCCAGGATATCGGTCTTACGGGGCTGACCCATGCAGACGGACTGGCAGTGGGACGTCCTTCCGGATTTGTGGGACGGGTTATGGCTCCTCTGCTTGGCGGTGAATTTACAGTGGATGACAAATGGCTGTATGAATACATGAGAGGACTTTTAAATACAGAAGGAATCTTTTTGGAACCGAGTGCATGTGCATCTTTTGAGGGACCGATCCAGTTATTAAAATATGAAGAAACAAAAAAATATCTAAAAGAACATAATCTTGAAGGTAAGTTGGAAGATGCGGCGCATATTGTATGGGCTACCGGAGGCCGGCTTGTGCCGGAAGAAGAGAGAGAAAAGTATAAAAATACTTATCTGTAG
- a CDS encoding IS110 family transposase, translated as MILVGIDIGKHQHIFSIIDKQSGEILSNPSVFHNNQDGFLLLIGKLSCYAKSQLLIGMEDTGHYHFALLKYLLNRHYTVALINPTTTDLTRKLQGGITKNDPLDSLTICDVIGSNQRKKPYRITKVNRFDLYEQKQLTRHHHNLKEELNLYKNRLQKCIDIVFPEFNSLFRSKYGIVYMNVLKSFASAEKIANSDIRTIRKCFEYEGRGKRIQLSAEQLKTAAKASVGISSVAEEIQIRHLVSQIEMIEEQLSEIDKKIEEFSLQNNSPILSIPGISHFSGTSILAELGDVCNYTKASQIIKFAGVAPYHYESSQFIARHTAITKKGSRYLRKTLYQIILPVINHNRVFTSYYNKKIAEGKGHRCAQGHCIRKLLRVIYHLLSTGQSFDSTLLI; from the coding sequence ATGATTTTAGTCGGAATTGACATTGGTAAACATCAACACATCTTCTCCATCATTGACAAACAATCCGGTGAAATACTTTCTAATCCTTCTGTTTTTCATAACAATCAAGATGGCTTTTTGTTACTCATCGGAAAACTAAGCTGCTATGCCAAATCACAGCTTCTTATTGGCATGGAAGATACCGGGCATTATCATTTTGCCTTACTCAAATATCTTCTTAACAGGCACTATACTGTTGCTCTGATCAACCCAACCACTACTGACCTTACCAGAAAACTTCAGGGCGGCATTACCAAAAACGATCCCCTGGATTCTCTTACCATTTGTGATGTCATCGGCTCAAATCAGCGTAAAAAGCCTTATCGCATTACAAAAGTAAACCGTTTCGACCTTTATGAACAAAAGCAGCTGACACGCCATCACCACAACCTGAAAGAGGAATTAAACCTCTACAAAAACCGGCTTCAGAAATGTATTGATATCGTATTCCCTGAATTTAATTCCTTATTCCGTTCAAAGTATGGCATTGTTTACATGAATGTTTTAAAATCGTTTGCTTCTGCTGAAAAGATTGCAAACTCTGATATCCGGACCATCCGGAAATGTTTTGAATATGAGGGGCGCGGAAAACGGATTCAACTTTCTGCCGAACAGCTTAAAACAGCAGCCAAAGCTTCTGTCGGCATCTCTTCTGTTGCTGAAGAAATCCAGATCAGACACCTTGTAAGTCAAATTGAAATGATAGAAGAACAACTTTCTGAAATAGACAAAAAGATAGAAGAGTTTTCCCTGCAAAACAACTCTCCTATCCTCTCCATACCAGGAATTTCACACTTCTCTGGTACTTCTATTTTAGCGGAATTAGGAGATGTTTGCAACTATACAAAAGCGTCTCAAATCATTAAATTTGCCGGTGTCGCCCCATATCACTATGAATCCAGTCAGTTTATCGCCCGGCATACTGCAATCACCAAGAAAGGTTCCCGGTATCTGAGAAAAACACTGTATCAGATTATCTTGCCGGTCATCAATCACAACAGGGTCTTCACTTCTTATTACAACAAAAAGATAGCCGAAGGCAAAGGTCACAGATGTGCTCAGGGTCACTGTATCAGAAAACTTTTAAGAGTCATCTATCATCTTCTAAGTACCGGACAGAGTTTTGATTCTACGTTACTGATATAG
- a CDS encoding phosphatase yields the protein MQIKVDTHTHTLASGHAYNTMREMAETALEKGLEALAITEHAPEMPGSCCLYYFQNLKVVPRKRYEIPLLLGAELNIMDEHGNVDLPISTIKSLDITIASIHPPCYGKDAGLQQNTAAYVNAMHKDYIDIIGHPDDGRFPADYEILAKTAKETGTLLEINNSSLRPGGYRTNTQENALEILKYCKKYGTMVTLGSDAHIDVDIANTEYSDKVLKAADFPVELIANTSLEKLLRILKRNR from the coding sequence ATGCAGATAAAAGTAGATACTCACACCCACACTCTTGCCAGCGGGCATGCCTACAACACCATGAGGGAAATGGCGGAGACAGCATTGGAAAAAGGGCTGGAAGCTCTTGCGATCACGGAACACGCTCCGGAAATGCCGGGAAGCTGCTGTCTTTATTATTTTCAAAATCTGAAAGTTGTTCCCCGGAAACGCTATGAAATTCCACTTTTGCTGGGAGCAGAATTAAATATTATGGATGAGCATGGAAACGTAGACCTTCCAATAAGCACAATAAAATCTCTCGACATTACAATCGCAAGTATCCACCCGCCATGTTATGGCAAAGATGCCGGCCTTCAGCAAAATACTGCAGCCTATGTCAATGCCATGCATAAGGATTATATCGATATCATAGGTCATCCTGATGATGGAAGATTTCCTGCTGATTATGAAATCCTGGCAAAAACAGCCAAAGAGACCGGTACTTTGCTGGAAATTAATAATTCTTCCCTAAGACCGGGTGGTTACCGCACAAACACACAGGAAAATGCCCTGGAAATTTTAAAATACTGCAAAAAATATGGGACCATGGTTACCCTCGGAAGTGATGCTCATATTGACGTAGATATTGCAAATACCGAATATTCCGACAAGGTACTAAAGGCTGCTGATTTCCCTGTGGAACTGATCGCCAACACTTCTCTTGAAAAATTACTCAGGATCCTGAAAAGAAATCGGTAG